The Burkholderiales bacterium sequence CTTTCGGCGAGCGCGCCTTGGTGCAGCGCTGCCGCGTGCACAAGCTCAAGAACGTGCTCGACTACCTCCCCGACTCGCTCAAGCCCCAACTCAAGGCCACCCTGAATGCGGCTTTCAAGCTCGCCCCCAAGGAGGGCATCGCCAAGCTCAAGCAACAGGCGCTGTGGCTCAAGCGCGAGCACCCGCAAGCCGCGGCGAGCCTGCTGGAGGGGCTTAAGGAGCTGTTCACCGTCAACCGGCTGGGGCTCACTCCCCGCCTCCTGCGCTGCCTCGCCTCGACCAACCTGATCGAGAATCCGAGCGGGAGGCAGCGGGCGATCGCGCGCCATGTCACGCGCTGGCGCGACGGTGAGATGATCATGCGCTGGGCCGCGCTGTGCTATCTGGAAGCCGAGAAGGGTTGGCGCAAAATCCAAGGCCATCGCGATCTGTGGATCCTGCGCCAGGCGCTCCGGCTGGCCCGCCGATGCAAAGCGCGTTGACCTCGCAAGCAAGGTCGCTTAGCCTATGTTTCATCCCGCTACCTCGCACTTTCAACTAAGCGCGGGACACCACCTCGAATCCTGCGGCTACCAGTCTCTCCCACCATGCTTGGCCCGCCTCGAAGTTGACCGGGACGAGCCGCAGCCACTCAGGTATGCCGAAGCCAAGCTCAATCAGACGCTGACGCTTCCAAGCTTGGGGACCGGGCTGGTCGATCTCGAACACACGCAGACGGGAGGCGATCTCCGGCCTGCGCTGAGCGAAGGTGTCTAGGCCGGCTCCGAGGATGACGTACTGCCTGACGCCGTGGTGAACCTGTTCGACGAGCACGTCCTCAATAAAGCGAGCACGGGCAACGATGGATGCCCGCGCTCGGCTTGTGCCGCGTGGGTCCATATCCGGGCGGCGGCGCCATCCGTCGTCCGGGGCTGCAAGCTTGAGGCCAATCTCGTCTTCGAACACGTGAGGCGGTGAATCGACTTCCACGTGTAGGGCACGCCACAAGGCGGTCCTCACCGCCGTGTTGTCTGGCGCCGCCACTTGCTCATCACGCACGACGTTCTCTCCTGCATGGTTCTTGCGGTCTAACGTCCAAGCTCAGCCGACGCGAAACCGCGCAGCGGTTGAGCGGTCGGCTGGAGCGCCTTGTTGGGCGGCGGCGCCCTTACTGCACGTTCCGGTCCAAGCGTAAGTCAGGCATGGGTTACGAAGATAGCGCATCAGCGAGAGCACGTAGTAGTTTCGCGCCATCACCACGCCATGCGCTTCCATGCATACACGCGAGTGTCGTTGGGTTTGTCGAGGCCAACCTCTCAAGAATCACACGTGCATTCTTTGTGTGCGAGAAGTAATCCCATTGGTCGCGGAAAGCCTCGCTCGGTCCAAGGATGTCTGATTCCGTGATGGGGGGAAGACCAGCGCCCCCCTGCGTGAATAGGTCGCCACACAGCAGGGTAGAGGTGCGCTCCTCTGTCAGGAAGCCGCAATCCCACGCATGGGGCATGTGTGGCGCGTCGAACCAGCGCACGGAGTGCTTGCCCAGAGGGACCTGTTCCCCATCGGCGAGCGCACGGGGTGCCCGGTCGGCAAGGTCACCGATCGATACCATGGCAGCGACAGCACCGCATAGCGGTACGGACTGCGGCGCTGCGGCAAGCCACTCGTTGAGCGAACCGCATTCGTCGGCTTCCACATGGGACAATGCAATGTAACGAAGCCTCACGACCGGGAGAACAGTCGCGACCGCTTCATGCACCAGTGAAAACATCTTTCGCGGACCGGTGTGGAAAAGCAGTGGTTCATCATCCACGATAAGGTATTGGTTGAACGAGAAACCGCCCCCTTCGCCCGGGACCGGTGTGTTGATGCGATAGATCCCGTCAGCAACCTCATGCACATTCGTCCCGGACTGGCTGTTCGTAATGGTCATCAAGCTCCCCTTACTGTCGATTGAGGGATAGTGGCGTTCACGTACATGTCGCCCAACACCTGAGTTAAGCCGCGCCGCGAAGCGGCGTCGGCTTGGACGAATTGTTAGGCTTGCTAGCTAGGTAGCTTTGCCGCAAGTACATCAACGTTTTCGATGGACGGGGGCTCGGAGAACAACTCACCTGCCTTTGCCATCAACGCGGCTGCGACCTTGCCGGAGAGATGGGCCTGCCGACCCGCTTCATCCGGGAAAGCATCAAAGATTCCGAAAGTGCTTGGTCCAAGGCGAATGCCAAACCACGCAGTGGTGTCAGGCTCCTCATTGACGATGGGAAGGCCACTCACAAGGAAGTTCTCAACCTCTTTCTCTTTTCCGGGTTTCGCTTCAAGGCGAACGAACAAGGCTACTTTGACCATGGCATGTCTCCTGTTGTTAAAACGACATCACGATGCGCGATGTTCTCTTGCAAGTCTAACGCCTGAGTTAAGCCGCGCCGCGAAGCGGCGTCGGCTTGAACGAATTGTTAGGCTTGCTAGCCAGGTAGCTTTGCCGCAAGTACATCAACGTTTTCGATGGACGGGGGCTCGGAGAACAACTCACCTGCCTTTGCCATCAACGCGGCTGCGACCTTGCCGGAGAGATGGGCCTGCCGACCCGCTTCATCCGGGAAAGCATCAAAGATTCCGAAAGTGCTTGGTCCAAGGCGAATGCCAAACCACGCAGTGGTGGCAGGCTCCTCATTGACGATGGGAAGGCCACTCACAAGGAAGCTCTCAACCTCTTTCTCTTTTCCGGGTTTCGCTTCAAGGCGAACGAACAAGGCTACTTTGACCATGGGATGTCTCCTGTTGTTAAAACGATATCACGATACGCGATGTTCTCTTGCAAGTCTAACGCTCCGGTTCAGCGGCGGGCCGCGCAGCGGACGGTCCGCTGGAACCGGTTGTTAGGTCTCGCTGTTCTCATGGTTCGATGCCAACCAGAACAAGCGGGACGGCTGGGACTCCTCGGCCCTGACGAACAACGTTGTAGAACTCGCCCTCATAGTAGGCGACGCCAGAACTCATCTGGCTTTGGAGAGACTTCATCGGAAGTATTTCGACCCCAACGTCAATATGGTCGCCCACGTAGAAAGCGAGGTGTTTGACAAAGAGGTCATAAGCTACGAACGCATACTTTCCAAATTGAACCTCAACAGCCACGCGATCCTTGACGAAATCAGTTTGGTTGTAGCTGTAAATTGCCTTCTCGCCCGCCGCTTCAATCTCCCTTTTCTGCTCCTCTGGGGACATTGTCAGCGTTTTCCGGATGAGCTTCTCACTCCGCGTGACCCAGTAGCTTACCCGGTTTTCTTGCCACGCCTTTTCGCGAAGAAGGCGCTTGAACGCGGCATTCATATCAATCGGGCTGAACAGAAGCGCCCCTTTCATCGTCTTCTCTTTGGACACCTTCGTCCGACATTCATTGGCGTCGACGGCGGAGATTACGCCTTGTATTTCCTTCCAAAGGGTTGGCTTGTGAACTAGAAGAAACTCAAGCCCGTTCAGGTGGGAGTAGGTCTCAGCAATCTTCATCGTTTTCTCCCGTACTTCGGGCTTCTCTCCAACAGCGTAAGCTGCTTGGCCTCCTTCTTCCAGGGAACGACGGTGAGGCTGTTCCCCGCTTCAACAGGGTCATAGACGGGCCTGTCCATAGGACGGGTCCGCAAAGTCCCCTCCAACTCCTGTTGAATTCTCTCTCGTGCAAGCTTCACGTACTCGGGGACGATCTCTGCACCTGCACCCCGGCGGCTATGCCGAATGGCAGCGATGACGGTGGTTCCCGTCCCGAGGAATGGATCGAAGACCCAATCGCCGGCGTTTGTGAGGGAGAGCACTAACCGTTCAATCAGCTCGACCGGGAACTGACAGGGATGCTCAGTCTTCTCGACATGGTTGCTCTTGACATTCGGAATCACCCACAGGTCTCCCGGATTTTTGCCTAGGGGGTTACAGGAATACTGGCCGGCCTTTGGACCTTTGAAATATTTCTTCCCAGGGTATTTTTGAGGTATCCGGACAGGGTCGAGATTGAACACGTAGCCGTCGGATTTGGTAAACCAGATGATGGTTTCATATCGCCCAGAGAAGCGGCGGCTGCAGTG is a genomic window containing:
- a CDS encoding methyltransferase, with product MNARDQSLFGQKTQICEEFALSESIVVYPGDCLALLKTIPDESLQLIVTSPPYNIGKEYEKRLHLDQYLRQQAQVIAECARALSPRGSICWQVGNYVDRGAIIPLDTVLYPIFSGLGLRMRNRIIWHFEHGLHCSRRFSGRYETIIWFTKSDGYVFNLDPVRIPQKYPGKKYFKGPKAGQYSCNPLGKNPGDLWVIPNVKSNHVEKTEHPCQFPVELIERLVLSLTNAGDWVFDPFLGTGTTVIAAIRHSRRGAGAEIVPEYVKLARERIQQELEGTLRTRPMDRPVYDPVEAGNSLTVVPWKKEAKQLTLLERSPKYGRKR